A section of the Hippea sp. KM1 genome encodes:
- a CDS encoding efflux RND transporter permease subunit codes for MISKFFIEKPVFPLVISIVIILAGITALKSLPVQEYPTITPPTISVEAYYPGADAETLAKTVAAPLEEAINGVKNMIYMSSTASPNGMVSIKITFKIGTDPETAKVDVNNRVQLALNKLPEEVRRIGVVVRERSPDLLRVFAFTSKGNKHSTTFITNYLLVNVLDDIKRIPGVGEAMIFGGKEYSMRIWLKPDKLAAYNLTPSDIIMAIRNQNNQYAAGRIAQEPTKAKHTYTYTITTNGRLKTPEEFANIIIKTNSDGSTLRLKDIARVELGASNYSVSSTYNGKRAVLMGVWLSAGANALEVSKRIDQTMNELSKRFPKDLKYRDVYNTTKFIKTSIDEVVYTLIISILLTVVVIYIFLGTIRSTTIPVLAIPVSIIGTFAGFYAANFSINLLTLFGLVLAIGLVVDDAIIVIENADRILKSENLTPKEATIKSMEEITNPLIAIVLVLDAVFIPASFVGGFSGKMYQQFALTIATSVSISGIVALTLTPTLCALILKKGGIRETAFSKAFGAIFKKTTAWFENSTKLLIKLWPVGLGIFVAVVIGMFVLYRMLPSSLVPEEDKGDIMVMYYLMPGSSLEKTLRVQKRIEDIVMKNPNIVGAGYVAGLDFITFSFKTDSGIGWAHLKDWSKRKDSSWDVIKQLMMAFSTLKEAFVMAFNMPPIMGMSSTGGFTLHIQDRTGGSIERLNSVVKRFVAVANKDKRLMMVRSSLNTNVPQYKIEVNINKAKALGVSLSELFSTLQATMGSYYVNDFNMYGRTFKVNIQADENFRDNPSDLSYIYVRSLTGELIPVSSLVKIKRIVGPSVIQRFDMFTAATVIGQPAPGYTSGDAMKAITEIAKKALPPGYTIAWSGTSYQEKVLESSGNLVFLYTVIFVFLILAALYESFSIPVAIMIIVPFAVFGAVFGLFMAHLEKDIYFNIGILVLIGLSVKNAILLVKFALEKLQEGYGLLQATAQAARIRFRPIVMTSAVFIIASLPLIFWGGAGAVSRKIIGITVVSGMLIQTLIGTLFIPMFFYLTMKLLNRAKDN; via the coding sequence ATGATATCAAAGTTCTTCATCGAAAAACCCGTATTCCCTTTAGTTATCTCCATCGTCATTATACTGGCAGGCATAACGGCCCTAAAAAGCCTGCCCGTTCAGGAATACCCAACCATCACACCGCCTACCATAAGTGTTGAAGCCTACTATCCTGGGGCTGATGCAGAAACATTGGCAAAAACCGTGGCTGCACCGCTTGAGGAGGCCATAAACGGCGTTAAGAACATGATATACATGTCTTCCACCGCATCGCCCAACGGCATGGTCTCCATAAAGATCACATTCAAGATAGGAACGGACCCAGAAACAGCCAAGGTCGATGTAAACAACAGGGTTCAGCTGGCCTTAAACAAGCTCCCCGAAGAGGTAAGAAGGATAGGCGTTGTGGTTAGAGAGAGATCCCCAGACCTTCTAAGGGTGTTTGCCTTCACCTCAAAGGGCAACAAACACTCCACCACATTCATAACCAACTATCTATTGGTGAATGTGCTTGACGATATAAAGAGAATCCCCGGCGTGGGCGAGGCGATGATATTTGGCGGCAAGGAATATTCAATGAGGATATGGTTAAAGCCGGATAAGCTTGCCGCATACAACCTAACACCATCAGACATCATAATGGCCATAAGAAACCAGAACAACCAATACGCAGCAGGAAGGATAGCGCAAGAGCCTACAAAGGCCAAACACACATACACCTACACAATAACAACAAATGGACGACTAAAAACACCTGAGGAATTTGCCAACATAATCATAAAAACCAACTCTGACGGCTCAACACTAAGGCTAAAGGATATAGCAAGGGTCGAATTAGGGGCAAGCAACTATTCCGTTAGCAGCACCTATAACGGCAAAAGGGCCGTTTTGATGGGGGTATGGCTATCCGCAGGGGCAAATGCATTAGAGGTATCAAAAAGAATAGACCAGACCATGAACGAACTATCCAAGAGATTCCCAAAAGACCTAAAATACAGAGATGTCTATAACACCACAAAATTCATAAAGACATCAATAGACGAGGTGGTCTATACCCTCATCATATCCATACTCCTAACGGTTGTGGTAATATACATATTCTTGGGCACCATAAGATCCACCACCATACCCGTTTTGGCCATCCCTGTATCCATCATAGGGACATTTGCCGGATTCTATGCGGCCAATTTCTCCATAAACCTATTGACGCTGTTCGGATTGGTTTTGGCCATAGGCCTTGTGGTCGATGATGCCATAATAGTCATAGAAAACGCAGATAGGATACTAAAAAGCGAAAACCTCACCCCCAAAGAGGCAACAATAAAATCGATGGAGGAGATAACAAACCCGCTCATAGCTATAGTTTTGGTCTTAGATGCTGTCTTTATCCCCGCATCATTTGTGGGCGGATTCTCGGGTAAGATGTATCAGCAGTTTGCTCTAACAATAGCAACATCTGTCAGCATTTCAGGCATAGTGGCACTAACGCTAACACCAACGCTGTGCGCCCTGATCCTAAAAAAAGGCGGAATAAGGGAAACGGCCTTCTCTAAGGCCTTCGGCGCTATCTTCAAAAAAACAACGGCCTGGTTTGAAAATTCCACCAAGCTTTTAATAAAGCTGTGGCCTGTGGGGTTGGGTATATTTGTAGCCGTTGTGATAGGCATGTTTGTTTTATACAGGATGCTTCCATCATCCCTTGTGCCGGAGGAGGATAAGGGCGATATAATGGTCATGTATTATTTAATGCCCGGATCGTCGCTTGAAAAAACGCTCAGGGTGCAGAAGAGGATAGAGGATATAGTCATGAAAAATCCCAACATAGTCGGTGCAGGCTATGTTGCAGGACTCGATTTTATAACATTCTCGTTCAAAACAGACTCAGGCATAGGCTGGGCTCACCTTAAGGATTGGTCTAAAAGAAAGGACAGCTCCTGGGATGTTATCAAGCAGCTGATGATGGCGTTTTCAACACTAAAAGAGGCCTTTGTTATGGCCTTTAATATGCCGCCTATTATGGGTATGAGCTCAACAGGCGGTTTCACCCTCCACATACAGGATAGAACAGGAGGCAGCATAGAGAGGCTAAACAGCGTTGTAAAGAGGTTTGTGGCCGTTGCAAACAAGGATAAAAGGCTTATGATGGTCAGGTCTTCCCTGAATACGAATGTCCCGCAATACAAGATAGAGGTAAACATAAACAAGGCAAAGGCCCTGGGTGTGTCGTTGAGTGAGCTGTTCTCAACACTTCAGGCCACAATGGGGAGCTATTATGTAAACGATTTCAACATGTATGGAAGGACATTCAAGGTAAACATACAGGCGGATGAAAACTTCAGGGATAATCCGTCCGATTTGAGCTATATCTATGTAAGGTCATTAACGGGTGAGCTGATACCCGTAAGCTCGCTTGTCAAAATCAAAAGAATTGTAGGCCCAAGCGTCATTCAGAGGTTTGATATGTTTACCGCTGCCACGGTGATAGGCCAACCAGCCCCGGGCTATACATCGGGCGATGCCATGAAGGCCATTACCGAGATAGCAAAGAAGGCACTCCCACCAGGGTATACAATAGCCTGGTCCGGCACATCATACCAGGAAAAGGTTTTGGAAAGCTCGGGTAATCTGGTCTTTCTATACACCGTTATATTCGTATTTCTGATACTGGCAGCGCTCTATGAAAGCTTCAGCATACCCGTGGCAATCATGATCATCGTGCCGTTTGCCGTCTTTGGCGCCGTATTCGGTCTATTCATGGCCCATTTGGAAAAAGACATATACTTCAACATAGGCATCTTGGTTCTCATAGGCTTGTCGGTTAAAAACGCCATACTGCTTGTAAAGTTTGCTTTGGAGAAACTCCAGGAGGGATACGGATTATTGCAGGCAACAGCCCAGGCTGCAAGGATCAGGTTCAGGCCCATCGTCATGACATCCGCCGTATTCATAATAGCGAGCCTGCCTTTGATATTTTGGGGCGGTGCAGGCGCCGTATCGAGAAAGATCATAGGCATAACCGTGGTCAGCGGCATGCTTATACAGACCCTTATAGGCACACTCTTCATACCGATGTTCTTCTATCTGACCATGAAACTCCTAAACAGGGCAAAAGACAACTAA
- a CDS encoding efflux RND transporter periplasmic adaptor subunit, translated as MKKAVPIIVVFILLPILSMANPKPQYPMVSVDVYKVGKPKDKEVILTYPARLRAVKSVDVVARVSGTILKKHYTEGKFVKKGQILYTIEQDIYRARYNEALANLSMAKATLYKAKKDWNRYKNLFKSKAISKQKLDYAYASYQNALSSVKLAQAKLKLAEIDLNYTQPKAPISGFTSLKMVDVGDYVRPSQKLLTITQTDPIYAEFSFPDSDYLRIKNYLTTNQWEADRLRAFIKVNGKTINGKIDFIDSVIDPKTSTVKARAVFPNPNGTLMPNEFVRIKVVGFKQKNVIVIPSEAVLQNSMGKMVFVVQNGRVGVRMIKAREAEGNTFIVQYGLKPGDLVIIDNFFRIKPGMPVKVDKVIEELVK; from the coding sequence ATGAAGAAAGCAGTCCCGATCATCGTCGTGTTTATACTTCTGCCCATACTTTCAATGGCAAACCCCAAACCGCAATACCCGATGGTGTCTGTTGATGTTTACAAGGTTGGCAAGCCAAAAGACAAAGAAGTAATACTGACATATCCAGCAAGACTAAGAGCAGTAAAAAGCGTCGATGTGGTTGCAAGGGTTTCAGGCACTATCTTGAAAAAGCATTACACCGAAGGCAAATTTGTCAAAAAAGGGCAGATACTATACACCATAGAGCAAGATATATACAGGGCAAGATACAACGAGGCGTTGGCAAACCTAAGCATGGCAAAGGCAACACTCTATAAAGCCAAGAAGGATTGGAATAGATACAAAAACCTCTTCAAAAGCAAGGCGATTAGCAAACAGAAGCTCGATTACGCCTATGCCTCATACCAGAACGCCCTATCGTCTGTGAAGCTTGCGCAGGCTAAGTTAAAGCTTGCAGAGATAGACCTAAATTACACCCAACCAAAAGCACCCATATCGGGATTTACATCGCTAAAAATGGTCGATGTGGGCGATTATGTCAGGCCGTCTCAGAAACTTCTGACAATCACACAGACAGACCCAATCTATGCAGAATTCTCATTTCCAGATAGCGACTATCTAAGGATAAAGAATTACCTAACCACCAATCAATGGGAGGCAGACAGATTAAGGGCATTCATAAAGGTAAATGGCAAAACGATAAACGGCAAGATAGACTTTATAGACTCAGTAATAGACCCAAAAACCTCCACAGTTAAGGCAAGAGCGGTATTCCCCAACCCAAACGGCACACTCATGCCCAACGAGTTTGTTAGAATCAAGGTGGTCGGCTTTAAACAGAAGAATGTAATAGTGATACCCTCTGAGGCTGTATTGCAAAACTCTATGGGCAAGATGGTGTTTGTTGTGCAGAACGGAAGGGTTGGCGTCAGGATGATAAAGGCAAGGGAGGCAGAAGGCAACACATTCATCGTTCAATACGGCCTAAAACCCGGCGATCTGGTTATCATAGACAACTTCTTCAGGATAAAACCAGGCATGCCTGTCAAGGTCGATAAGGTTATTGAGGAACTGGTTAAATGA
- a CDS encoding TolC family protein codes for MRKLLVLLIVLLGCQLSYSKEIYTLNRAVNEAISNNYIIKEAIERQKAAESHYKSSESSLFPTVDFSYNFTHLKDYPYSISGGAKVRAGDDDNAKWSITITQPIFEGFALITQKQIARLGLDISKIEKEMAVLDVAENTKIAYFKILLAKKYLKVADEEVKTLKSHLRDAEKLFKNGVIAYNDLLKSRVALANAIQNRTRASNNLKLAISSFNLALRKDINADTDVVDILEFKNRRFNLNSLIEKALKNRPILKELSLKLKQARLGIKLKKSSYYPHIEAFAKYEQKGQDMLATDNDYSNQHNAMVGVQIEWNIFSFGKDYYATQEQQHNVFELTERFNQMRDQVKLQVKSALLELNTAEENIKTAKEALKQARENFRITNLQYQQQITTSTEVLDARSYLTQAEVNYYNALYGYHIALAKLKRTIGEK; via the coding sequence ATGCGCAAACTGCTTGTTCTCTTAATTGTTCTTTTGGGTTGCCAGCTATCCTATTCAAAAGAGATTTACACACTAAATAGGGCTGTGAATGAAGCCATATCAAACAATTACATAATAAAAGAGGCCATAGAAAGACAAAAGGCCGCAGAGAGCCATTACAAAAGCAGCGAATCGAGCCTGTTTCCCACTGTTGATTTTTCATACAACTTTACCCATCTAAAGGACTATCCATACTCGATAAGCGGGGGAGCCAAGGTAAGGGCCGGCGATGATGATAACGCCAAATGGAGCATCACCATAACCCAACCCATCTTTGAGGGATTCGCCCTAATCACCCAAAAACAGATAGCACGCCTCGGGTTAGATATAAGTAAGATAGAAAAAGAGATGGCTGTGTTGGATGTGGCTGAAAACACAAAGATCGCCTATTTTAAGATACTCCTTGCAAAGAAATACCTGAAGGTGGCCGATGAGGAGGTAAAAACACTAAAATCCCACCTAAGGGATGCAGAAAAGCTCTTCAAAAACGGTGTCATAGCATACAACGACCTGCTTAAATCGAGGGTTGCACTGGCCAACGCCATACAGAACAGAACAAGGGCCTCAAACAACCTCAAGCTTGCCATATCCTCATTCAACTTAGCATTAAGAAAAGACATCAACGCCGATACAGATGTCGTGGATATTTTGGAGTTTAAAAACAGGCGGTTCAACCTCAACAGCTTAATAGAAAAAGCCCTAAAGAACAGGCCCATTCTAAAAGAGCTATCCCTAAAACTAAAACAGGCACGCCTGGGTATAAAACTCAAAAAGAGCAGCTATTACCCCCATATCGAGGCCTTTGCCAAATACGAACAAAAGGGTCAGGACATGCTTGCAACGGATAATGATTACTCAAACCAGCACAACGCCATGGTGGGTGTTCAAATAGAATGGAACATATTTTCGTTTGGAAAGGATTACTATGCCACACAAGAGCAACAGCACAATGTATTTGAGCTAACGGAGCGCTTCAACCAAATGAGGGATCAGGTTAAGCTACAGGTAAAAAGCGCCCTTCTTGAACTTAACACAGCAGAGGAAAACATAAAAACGGCAAAAGAGGCACTAAAGCAGGCAAGGGAAAACTTCCGCATTACCAACCTTCAATACCAGCAGCAGATCACAACATCGACGGAGGTGTTGGACGCACGCTCATACCTAACACAGGCGGAGGTCAACTATTACAATGCACTCTATGGATACCACATAGCCCTTGCAAAACTCAAAAGAACCATAGGGGAAAAATAA
- a CDS encoding HD-GYP domain-containing protein produces MVFYKKFNLSRLVENLSKSLDLILNGSPSNHALRVSFICILISYQMNFKLNERINLYLAGLLHDIGAVERETQLLLEYDKRDCVDLQRHAIVGYEILKKIPLFEEIALIVKDHHNPASNNLLSRIIYFADEVEVLLRRENLFEPKTLKAKIYPLYKNRPMFSDILDAFVEVIRNDAFFIMLSNVEEIKKYFVSHVEEKIVSVDAELFNRLAKSIAESFIDKKSKFTLTHSSDVAKTALAIARQVGLSNKDCKTIETAGFLHDIGKLFVPKSILEYPGKLSGNDWLRMKSHVYYTYSFLNQMELDEDIIHIASSHHEYLDGSGYPFGLNRNDLSTGAQILTVADIYSALRQKRPYRSNSFSHQEALEVLIGMANKGKINRDFIKAIPSDVLDI; encoded by the coding sequence ATGGTATTTTATAAGAAGTTTAACCTAAGTAGATTGGTGGAGAATCTATCTAAATCGTTAGACCTTATTCTAAACGGCAGCCCCTCAAACCACGCCTTGAGGGTTAGCTTTATCTGTATCCTGATATCCTATCAGATGAACTTTAAACTAAACGAGAGGATAAACCTCTATCTGGCAGGCCTTTTGCACGATATAGGTGCAGTTGAGAGGGAAACCCAGCTTTTGCTTGAATACGATAAAAGGGACTGTGTTGATCTGCAGAGGCATGCCATTGTTGGGTATGAGATACTTAAAAAGATACCGCTGTTTGAGGAGATAGCCCTGATTGTCAAGGATCACCACAATCCGGCAAGCAACAATCTGTTGTCAAGGATAATATACTTTGCCGATGAGGTTGAGGTTTTGCTAAGAAGGGAGAATCTGTTTGAGCCCAAAACACTAAAGGCAAAGATATACCCTTTGTATAAAAATAGGCCTATGTTTAGCGATATATTGGATGCCTTTGTTGAGGTAATAAGGAACGATGCCTTTTTCATAATGCTTTCCAATGTTGAGGAGATAAAGAAATACTTTGTTTCTCATGTTGAGGAGAAGATAGTTAGCGTGGATGCTGAATTGTTTAATAGATTGGCAAAATCCATAGCAGAGAGCTTCATAGACAAAAAGAGCAAATTTACGCTTACGCATTCCAGCGATGTGGCCAAAACGGCGCTTGCCATAGCCAGGCAGGTTGGCCTGAGTAATAAGGATTGCAAAACCATCGAAACAGCAGGTTTCTTACACGATATAGGCAAGCTGTTTGTGCCAAAAAGCATACTGGAATATCCAGGTAAGCTAAGCGGAAACGATTGGCTTAGGATGAAATCGCATGTTTATTACACCTATTCCTTCTTAAACCAGATGGAGTTAGATGAGGATATTATACACATAGCAAGTTCCCATCATGAATATTTAGACGGTTCGGGCTATCCGTTTGGATTGAATAGAAACGACCTCTCCACGGGGGCTCAGATATTGACCGTTGCCGACATCTATTCAGCGCTAAGGCAAAAAAGGCCATACCGAAGCAACTCCTTCTCCCATCAGGAGGCCCTTGAGGTGCTAATCGGCATGGCCAACAAGGGAAAGATCAACAGGGATTTTATAAAAGCCATCCCTTCTGATGTGCTTGATATTTAG
- a CDS encoding efflux RND transporter permease subunit: MFDYFYKRPYTLFSIIMLFFVLGIIGLKELPKNLFPDADRPQVIIVTKIPGATAQVAASSVSKPIEEEVARLSYVRDISSINVANFSIVKVEFEYKKGLKNAAVDVANALSIVKSKLPPNANPSIYTVGSFTLPVDVVSLSPKNNSITLGDIRKIADSFIKPYLLSIKDIGNVEVFGGYKSAITINIDPYKLAKYNISADRIIKALFSLDRDMPIGFMKSKDNFLTLTYYGEKDQIEKLKQLQIAPNLPLKSVADVKWDYEKRFSGYMGNGHPAIALAIQRAPKGSVLDVSNAAREAIKYLKKQYPNIKFEISDTQRNLILTSNQNMLEALRDAIIYTLIVLLLFLGNFRAIIAAGLSIPMVFFTTIAVIWLTGGELNIVVYTGIILSLGMLTDDAVVVLENIERHLNELKEDLNTAIYKGTKEVLGPVFAGTLSTIVVLFPLMFIGDYPQRIFQPLISTLIISLIVSYFLSVTFVPKLSAYLYKNGTKKTKIELIFENLYSKTIGKLIDVYIGVLRFSNSGKYILRRVILIVGVIVIFILSMKNIMPILGRDIMPPMDTGIVIAKIKFSSNSTADESMKKLKGFLNWLHKQPYVRMSSTAFGSEAGVLSLGNGNLPSEATITINCVDRFHRKLTIWQIESIFRDKLNQLEGIKNVDVYDFGATPLSSIKAPLDIRIKSATYEGLSDEANIIAKNIRRIKGLTSIDISWDSNFKEITLNIDTNKALSYGLTPAQIIAQIPINGRIAAINGDFTSMNSQFVRIYLKGKFNENINSIRLLPIKTPFGYYIPLQAVAKFKEHFTPAKIERDQLLYSLDVNGFRNKKPITMITADSQKILKHLNTEGFKVEQAGSIVQLNDSFKRMLKAIVIGVILLTMTLIAVYRSVRMGLVMIVVLPLSMIGAFWAMLIFHKPSCMPSMMGILLLFGIIIKNSVLLIDFYQHYREKESPFESALESVRVRFRPVMMTAFGTIAGMIPIALERAVGLERLSPLADVAVGGLLVGTFLTLVYVPMFAYMLDSATKKNKSSETTP, encoded by the coding sequence ATGTTTGATTACTTTTACAAAAGACCCTATACGCTTTTCAGTATTATAATGTTATTTTTCGTATTGGGCATTATAGGCCTGAAGGAGCTGCCCAAAAACCTATTCCCCGATGCAGACAGACCTCAGGTTATTATCGTAACAAAGATACCAGGAGCCACGGCTCAGGTTGCAGCAAGCAGCGTTTCAAAACCCATAGAGGAGGAGGTTGCAAGACTGAGCTATGTTAGAGATATAAGTTCAATAAATGTGGCTAATTTTTCCATAGTTAAAGTAGAATTCGAATATAAAAAAGGCCTAAAGAACGCAGCTGTGGATGTTGCAAATGCCCTATCAATTGTCAAATCCAAGCTGCCCCCAAATGCCAATCCATCCATATACACAGTTGGAAGCTTTACCTTGCCCGTCGATGTTGTCTCACTAAGCCCAAAAAACAACTCCATAACATTAGGCGACATAAGAAAGATAGCCGACAGCTTTATAAAACCCTATCTTCTTAGCATAAAAGACATAGGCAATGTTGAGGTGTTCGGCGGATACAAAAGCGCCATAACAATAAACATAGACCCTTATAAACTCGCCAAATACAACATATCGGCAGATAGAATCATCAAAGCGCTCTTCAGCCTTGATAGGGATATGCCCATAGGATTTATGAAAAGCAAAGACAACTTCCTAACCCTAACATATTACGGTGAGAAAGACCAGATCGAGAAGCTTAAACAACTCCAGATTGCACCCAACCTGCCCTTAAAAAGTGTTGCAGATGTAAAATGGGATTACGAAAAACGGTTTAGCGGCTATATGGGTAACGGCCATCCTGCTATAGCCTTAGCCATACAACGAGCCCCCAAAGGCAGTGTTTTGGATGTATCCAATGCCGCAAGGGAAGCTATAAAATACCTAAAAAAACAATACCCAAACATAAAGTTTGAGATATCGGATACCCAGAGAAATCTAATACTGACATCAAATCAAAACATGCTTGAGGCCTTAAGGGATGCAATCATCTATACACTAATTGTGCTTTTGTTGTTCTTGGGCAACTTCAGGGCCATAATTGCAGCAGGTCTTTCCATACCAATGGTGTTTTTTACAACCATAGCCGTTATATGGCTTACGGGCGGGGAGCTAAATATAGTCGTATACACGGGCATCATCCTTTCTTTAGGTATGCTAACAGACGATGCCGTGGTTGTGCTTGAAAACATAGAAAGACACCTAAATGAACTCAAGGAGGATCTAAACACAGCTATCTATAAAGGAACAAAAGAGGTTTTGGGGCCGGTATTTGCAGGCACACTCTCAACTATAGTCGTTCTATTCCCTCTGATGTTCATAGGCGATTACCCACAGAGAATATTCCAGCCGTTAATCTCAACCCTCATTATATCCTTAATTGTGTCTTACTTTTTGTCCGTAACATTTGTGCCTAAATTATCCGCATATCTATACAAAAACGGCACTAAGAAAACAAAAATAGAGCTAATATTTGAGAATCTCTATTCAAAAACCATTGGCAAACTGATAGATGTCTATATAGGTGTGTTAAGATTCTCAAATTCAGGCAAATATATCCTAAGAAGGGTCATACTCATAGTTGGTGTCATTGTAATATTTATTTTGAGCATGAAAAACATAATGCCCATTTTAGGAAGAGACATCATGCCTCCTATGGATACAGGCATAGTAATAGCAAAAATAAAGTTCAGCTCAAATAGCACAGCAGACGAATCGATGAAAAAACTCAAAGGTTTTCTAAATTGGCTGCACAAACAACCTTATGTAAGAATGAGCTCAACGGCATTCGGATCAGAAGCTGGCGTTTTATCCTTGGGCAACGGTAACTTACCTTCTGAAGCGACGATAACAATAAACTGCGTTGATAGATTTCACAGAAAGCTAACCATATGGCAAATAGAATCTATATTTAGAGACAAACTCAATCAATTAGAAGGCATAAAGAATGTTGATGTTTACGATTTCGGAGCCACGCCGCTTTCCAGTATAAAAGCACCCCTCGACATAAGAATAAAAAGTGCCACATACGAAGGCTTATCAGATGAAGCAAATATTATAGCCAAAAACATACGACGCATTAAGGGTCTAACCAGCATAGATATAAGCTGGGACAGTAATTTCAAGGAAATAACACTAAACATAGACACAAATAAGGCCCTAAGTTATGGCCTAACACCTGCACAGATCATAGCACAAATACCCATAAACGGCAGAATAGCAGCGATAAATGGCGATTTTACCTCTATGAACAGTCAGTTTGTAAGGATTTATCTAAAGGGAAAATTCAACGAAAACATAAACAGCATTAGACTATTGCCCATAAAAACACCCTTCGGCTATTACATACCACTTCAGGCGGTGGCAAAGTTTAAAGAGCACTTCACACCAGCCAAAATAGAAAGGGATCAGCTGCTTTACAGTTTAGATGTAAACGGATTCAGAAACAAAAAACCAATAACGATGATAACGGCAGACAGCCAGAAAATCCTAAAGCATCTAAACACGGAAGGGTTCAAGGTTGAGCAGGCAGGCAGTATCGTGCAGCTAAACGACAGCTTCAAAAGGATGCTAAAGGCCATAGTGATAGGCGTTATACTCCTAACAATGACCCTGATAGCGGTTTATAGGTCTGTCAGGATGGGTCTTGTAATGATCGTGGTCTTGCCGCTATCCATGATAGGAGCATTCTGGGCCATGTTAATATTCCACAAACCCTCTTGCATGCCCAGCATGATGGGCATATTGCTGCTTTTTGGTATAATTATAAAAAACTCGGTCCTCCTTATAGACTTCTATCAACATTACAGAGAAAAGGAATCACCGTTTGAGAGCGCCTTGGAAAGCGTGAGGGTGAGATTCAGGCCGGTTATGATGACGGCCTTTGGAACCATCGCCGGCATGATACCCATAGCTTTGGAGCGCGCTGTGGGTCTTGAAAGGCTATCCCCGCTTGCCGATGTGGCGGTAGGAGGACTGCTTGTTGGAACATTCCTAACGCTTGTTTATGTGCCTATGTTTGCGTACATGCTCGATTCAGCAACAAAAAAGAACAAAAGTTCAGAAACCACCCCTTGA
- a CDS encoding efflux RND transporter periplasmic adaptor subunit, producing the protein MTKKVVSVVLAILIAVGIGVLVKKRKKELAELPTAKVYPVVVKTMKPKPENFRLTLSGLGIVKSSIDLNITSKLSGRLIYIKNIGDKVKKGDIVAKLDVSGTKAAISQAVSQLKSLKAKLSSATLTLKNLELTHKRTKELLKVKGASIEQFQKEEDQLASVKSQIASLKSQIEATKSNIRHLKILLSYGIIKSPIDGTISKKFLNTGDVVMPGKPLCSISSRGGKYILLRLPDDIKPQGLVFNNKVYNVIPLNNTFNGLDEYKADVDTNLNTDTRIRVGVVVFKGKAIKLPFDAVLSKEGKNYVFILKNNRAIPKQIKVIASAEEGIAVKDNALVNKELILAKPDIFIKLLGGVKVIKE; encoded by the coding sequence ATGACAAAGAAGGTTGTATCTGTTGTTCTGGCTATCCTGATAGCCGTTGGTATCGGGGTTTTGGTCAAAAAGAGGAAAAAAGAGCTTGCAGAGCTGCCCACAGCAAAGGTGTATCCTGTGGTTGTAAAGACGATGAAGCCCAAACCTGAAAACTTCCGCCTGACCCTAAGCGGTCTTGGGATTGTAAAGAGCTCAATAGACCTAAATATAACCTCAAAGCTCTCAGGCAGACTCATTTACATCAAGAATATAGGCGATAAGGTAAAAAAAGGCGATATAGTGGCAAAATTAGATGTATCTGGAACAAAAGCGGCAATATCCCAGGCCGTCTCTCAATTAAAATCACTCAAAGCCAAGCTTTCCTCGGCCACATTAACGCTAAAAAACTTAGAGCTTACACACAAAAGAACCAAGGAACTCCTAAAGGTTAAAGGTGCATCAATAGAGCAGTTTCAGAAAGAGGAAGACCAATTGGCCTCTGTAAAATCCCAAATCGCCTCTTTAAAATCACAGATAGAGGCAACAAAAAGCAACATTAGGCATTTAAAGATCCTTTTGAGTTATGGAATCATAAAATCACCTATAGACGGCACAATAAGCAAGAAATTCCTAAACACAGGCGATGTTGTAATGCCTGGTAAACCGCTCTGCTCTATCAGCTCAAGGGGCGGAAAATACATACTCCTGAGGCTTCCTGATGACATAAAACCCCAGGGTCTTGTGTTTAACAATAAAGTATACAATGTTATTCCGCTGAACAATACATTCAACGGCTTAGATGAATACAAGGCCGATGTTGACACAAACCTAAACACAGATACCCGCATAAGGGTGGGCGTTGTTGTATTTAAAGGCAAGGCCATCAAGCTCCCCTTTGATGCAGTACTCTCAAAAGAGGGTAAAAATTATGTGTTCATACTGAAGAACAACAGGGCCATACCAAAGCAGATCAAGGTAATAGCATCAGCAGAAGAGGGTATAGCCGTTAAGGACAACGCCCTTGTCAACAAGGAGTTAATCCTGGCAAAACCCGACATCTTCATAAAGCTCTTAGGCGGAGTGAAGGTTATAAAGGAGTAG